AAAAAAGGTTGAACTATTAAATGAGGAGAAAGGAGATGTTCAACAAAGGAAGCATGTGTTTGAGACATGTTCTCTAGACAAAATTACCAGCAAAGAGGACGAATCAATGGGACAATATGTAAAAGGAGCAGAAGACATCATAAAGGGAGATGTGAAGTCATTCAAAAACCTATTTGAAACACTTCCACTTGAGAGCACAAGAAACCGTAAAAGTGTCCAAGTCTCTAATCAGAATGAAATTAAGTTGGGGAATGTGAAAGCAAGTCAAGCTTTGTTTGAAAGCACACCGCTTTATGCCATAGAAGATAGTTTGGGCAATTACCATCAGGTCACATCTGTCAGTCGGGAGCAAATAATCAGTGGAGACGTTAAAAATTACAAGTGGATGTTTGAAACAAAACCACTGGATCAGTTTAGTGAAAGTATCCAAAAGGTAGATATTATTAAAGGGATCACGAAACAAGAAATTATGGCCGGTGATGTCGGGACAGCCAGATGGATGTTTGAGACACAACCTGTTGATGTCATTCATCCCGATAAGAATGGGAGAGATGAACAATGCACAGCCCAGAAAGAAGACTTACAAAGAGGTGATGTTACCAAATGTCGATGGCTCTTTGAGACCCAACCTATTGACATCTTATATGATAAATCAGAGAAAAAATGTGAGAAGGAGCTTCCTGTTCAAGGTGATGTTAACTCATACACTTGGATGTTTGAAACTCAACCACTTGATTCCATCAAAGACTCTGAAGAGCGATATATAAAAGTAAGCATTGCTTCCCAAGACAACCTGGAGGGGGTTAATGTACAAACAACTAAGCATCTATTTGAGACCGAATCTTTAGACAGTCTTTCTTCTacaaaagaacagcaaaaactgaTAAGGTATTCGAGTCGTGTTGAAATTCAATCTGGTGAAGTGTCCAGGGTGAAAGAGATTTTTGAGTCAAAGCCAAATGCCTGTACCCCCTCTCAGAAGACAGACATTCCCGAAGAAGAAAACATACCAGCTGGTTCAGTCAATAAATTCACTTGGCTGTTTGAAAACTGTCCAATCGACTCTATAACAGTTCATGAAGATGGAATTCAAGAATTACCTCCTGAAAAGGATATAGAAGGCGGAGACATTGAAGGAAAAAAGTTTATCTTTGAGACCTATTCCTTAGATCAGATCCACCAGGACTCCTATGAGAAAGAGATAAATAAAGTACAAGAAGCTGTTACTAAAGGAGACGTAAAGACCTGTACTATGCGTTTTGAAACAAAGCCATTATATGCAATCCAGGACAAAGGAGGGCGATACCATGAGGTGAGATCcgtaaagaaggaagaagttcaAAAGGGGGATGTGAGGGGTGCAAAATGGTTGTTTGAAACAAAACCTCTTGACATGATCAATAAGGATGAAGAAGTTTTCGTCATTAGAGCAGTAACACAGGAAGATATTGAAAAGGGCTGTGTCAAGGCTGCCCGGTGGAGATTTGAGACAGAGCCATTGGATTCCATTACTGACACTGAAAAGCACACAACTAGGGCAGTTGATGATATACAGAAAGGTGAGGTCCAATTAAATAAGCAGCTGTTTGAATCACAACAAGTCAACCAGAAGAAGTATGTAAGATTGGTCAGTGTCAGCGACGTACAAAAGGGAAACGTTAGGACGTCTACATGGCTCTTCGAAAACCAACCTATCGATTGTTTGAAAGGAGACGATCAGGAACATTGCGGTATCGTAAAAGTGCAAAGAGAAGACAATCAAAAAGGGGATGTCAAGCGATGCACATGGTTATTTGAGTCTCAACCTTTAGACAGCCTGAAAGATACTGAAAGCTCCGCAACTCCTCAAGCTATAGAAGGGATTCCTAAGGCCAATGTGAAGAGTACAACCTGGCTGTTTGAGAGTATGCCACTAGATAAATTCGACTCTGAAAGCTCCAATAGTATCAAACAGAAAGAAGTAAATGTAAAAGACACGCTCGATGCTTTCCTTTCCCATAATATAATTCAGCATAAAGGAATAGTCATCGAGAACAACAACGGTGGAAACGTCAAGATGATAAAATATCAGTTATCAACACAGACAGCGACTGATATTCAGAAGGAAGAAATTGTGGGGGGTAACCTGCAGAGAATCCTAATCCAGCTCCTCCACAGAGCCGATGTAGAAGCCCACGGCCTACTGGTGGAGGAAAACTGCAGTGGACAAATCACCGCAACCAAACTGAAACTTCTAAATCCTCTTCAGTCCACAGAACAGGAGGAAGAAAATGTCAGAGATGATGTCTCCAAAGCCCTTAAGATATTGGTAAATGAAGATACTTCTATAAAAACTGGTATCATCATGGAGGAGTCAGAAAGCAGCTCGGTCAAAATTATTATCTACGCTCTGTCCTTACATTGTAAATTTAACATGGCGCAAGGGGATATTCTCAAAGGGAATGTCAAATCCACAATTGGGAATCTTCTTGCATGTGGCCAAGAAAACAAATCGAGGAATGCAGTGACTCGGGAGCAAAACGAGAAAGGAAATGTGCAGTTATTCACAAGCTGCATTGAAAAAGGTGATCTTGAATACTTGAAAAATCTTCAAGCAGAGTCAGAAGTGGATGCTCTTACCTATTCTCAGAGCGAATCTATGCAGCAAGAGGCAAACGCCAAGCAATGCATGCAGTCAACTCATCAGTCAACTGGATGTGTCTTTGTTACGTCCACCCCCGTGTTCCAACCTGTACAACTTCATGTGAAAGATTGTCCTGTGGATGGAACTACAGGAGGCCCAGATGCCCAAAAAGTTTCATCTGGatgcaaaatagaaaaaaggaACATCAGTCTGAGTAATACTGCGGAAAATAACATCACGGTACAAAAAAGTACAGACGCCACGCAAACATCTGGAGGACAGAACACCTCTACACTGGATAAAAAGTTTTGTGTTGTCGGCTCCAACTCTAATACCTTACAAAACAACAGCACCACAAGCACCGATCTACAAGCTGCAATGTTGGATCTGAGACAGGCGACAGCTGAAGCTAGAACCATCCAAAAACAAGTACAATGCAAGTTACAGAACAACGTGCAAGAAATACAAGTGACCAGCAAGGAAGCAGAAAGAAACATAAAGCAGCCAGTTCAAGCAACATTGTGTCAAGAACGTGCAACAGTAACACAAACAGCAAGTCTGATGACCACTGTTAAAGACACACGGATGTCCTGTGCAAGTCTTCAGACATCGTCATCAGCCACCAAAAAGGTCAGTGTTTCTAAGGAGGAGAAAGCTTCACTTGAGAATAAAGAAATCATTAGTGCAGAAAGTAGCAACATTAAAACCGACGCTGAGCCCCCCAAACAAGCCAAAAACTATTTAAATCCCTTTAGTGATTGTGACTATAAGACACAAATAGAACAAGAAGAAAGGGATGAAGATATTGTCAGGGGAGATGTAAAGGCAGCAATCAGAGCATTACAGAATGCTTCAAAAGAGCAGAAAGAGATAGAAAAGGAAGAAGTCGTAAAAGGTAATTTATCATCCACCCTTGAATTGCTTCACAAGTCTAATGTAAATGTGTCAAAGGGAGACTTTAAAGCAGCTATGATATACAGAAATGCAGGGCAATCGTATGCGGCGTGTAAAAGGAACTCTGATGTTCAGCATATCAAAGATCAGGCTATGGCAAAGTCAATGCAACCATCTGATAATGACTCTCCTCCttctccagctcctgtgactgAACCAGAAAAGTGCCAAGTCAACCCAAGTAATGTAGAAGCAACCAGAGATGGCTTTGTAAAGGTGACTAATCCAGTGCCAAATACTCAAGATTTCATTGCAAAGGCCTGTGGAAATACAGTAGATGAAAATGGTAATACCTCTCAAACCTGCCCGATGGTGCAAAGACAAAAGCCAGCACTACCACCAAAACCAAAGCATTTGTTACCAGGTGTACGGCCACCACCTAGACACAAAAACAAGGCCTCCTTGACTGCACCATCATCTCCAACTTCTAGGCCTTCAACTCCATCTGatgaatgtcattttaaaggcataaCAGAGATCGACAATATGGCGGTACAAGTCCAGGCTTCAAGTAACATCCAGAATACTTGTGTTTGTCCTCCTGCAAACAGAAGTATGGAATCTGAGAAGAACACCCTTCACCATGAACACATACTATGCAGCCAAAACCATGAGATCACAAGTAAAAATCAGACCCACCAAGGAGAAAGAGTGATTAAAGCTGATCAAAAAGACAAAGACGATGCATTAAATGAATGCGCTGCTTCTTCAGAGTTTAACCTAGTTACTCATGCCGTGCCAGAAGACCACTTAGGACCAAGAtcagaaaaagacaaaaataaaccAAAGTTGCCTGAAAATCTAGAAGGTGAAGAGTTGTCATCAAAGATGTCGGCATTTGATGTGACACAAACAAGAACCGATGTTAATCATGCCGATAACAAGGATGTAGTCATGAGGATCAAGCAAAAAAAGGAATCCGAAGATGCAAGACGTCAACGATTATCAGTTCATATGGATGAAATAATGAAGGACAATGTAAAGGCGGCAACAGATATTTTTGAAAATTTGAGAAAACAGGATGAGTTGGAAATGATtttgaaaaaagtaaaagaatTGGAAGAGGAGACCAGCAGTGCTGATGCAAAGTCCATGAAGGGGTTATTTGAGACTGTTCCAGATTGGGTAGTAAGCTCAAAACAGAAAGAATCCCCTCTGCCTAAGCAGGAAGAAAGACAGAAGGATGAAAAACGTGAGCTAGAAAGGGAAGATTCTGAAAGTGTCTCATCCGTGGAACTTGCCTTTGAGGACCTCGAAAGGGCAAGTGAAGAAATCAAACATTTAAAGGAGCAAACCCTGGCAAAAATTTTAGACATTGAGGAAACAATTAAGAAAGCACTTTATGCTGTGTCCAACTTAAAATCTGATTCTGACATTGTAAGTCTTTCAGGTCTATTCCGCGAATCTTTAGGAACATCTAGCAATACTTCCAATAATATAAAAAAGATCAGTATTGTCTCTAGTAAAGCAAAACCTGAAAAACCAACACAACTTTATGAACTTAAGTGTACAGAAGCTGCAAATCAAGAAAAAGCAGAAAGCAAGAAATCAGAGCTGGAGGTGACTAGTGGTGTCTCCAGTCGACTTTCTCCTACATCTCCTTCTTTCATCACCATAGAGTCTGCGGCCAGAAAGATCTCCCAGCAGAGCAGCAGTTCTCCACCTTCTTGTGTAGATTCAAAGCAGAACGGAGGCACGTCCCAAGATATACATGGCACAAAAGGCCAGAATGAAGTAAATTCCCTGGAGAGTTTAGATCCTTTTCAGCAGTGGAATATAAGTAACAATGGACAAGGATTGTCAACCGGATCACTTGGCATTCCAGTAGTTTATGTACAAGACCACAATTCATCATCAAGTCCCAATTCTCAAAGGCAAAAAAGTGTCTTAGAGTTAAAAACTGGGTCAGAAAGTCCCAAAGTAATTGGAACAACAATAGTTACTGAGAAATATGAAGAATTTGATCAGTATGGCAACAAAGTCGTAAGGTCCAAGACATCCACCACCGTTACAAAACAGTCAGACACTCATAGTTCTTCGACATTCGAGTTTGTATCTTCTCCTCCTCGTTACGAGGTGACTGCTTCTCCTCTTCTTAGAAGACATATCATCTCCTCTGCAGACAATTCCAGTAACAAAGGAAATGAGACTGGTGTAGTATTTGTCACTTTTGGTAATTCAAAACCAGCTCAGAAATGATGGGATCTTCTGTGATCAGACATTATGTAGACCAACAACATGGGTCACTATAATCTTAACTTGCACGTCTCCTAGTTCTTTTCAGTGGACTATTCTGTGAAGGCCTCTGGGTCAGAGCATTGTATTACTACATATTCTTCTTAAGCACAATAACTAAGCAGGCGTTAAGGCTGCAGGGTGAGACTTTGAACTTGGTATGGGGCATAAAGCTGGCCTCCACCATAACCATGTACACTTGGCCACTTATGCATGCTTTTTTCTCAAttggggaagaaccccttcagCAGAGGTTTACTAAATTCCCAGTGGAAAACAAGTAGACATTTTGAAGTCTCCTGAAGTTCACTATACTTGGGTACAGCCAggagacccccatacacattagaccatTGGCCACTCCCACCAAAATTGCTGGATTTGGTCAACTTTTATGGCCAGTTTAATCCAGATTACAATTAACTCCTACTGTTTTCCACTCAGTTAGGAAAAAGTAGTCCCATAATGCTTGAGGAGTTCCCGAAGCGTTATGGGACCTCATTCTCTTTGACTTAAATGCAGTATGTTATTTGGCTTCTTTTGGGCATCCTACATTTTATATATTGGATGCTCAAAGGAAATACAGTATTTATTGCCTTTTATGGTTGAGCTTGGTGATGGGTGGATTTGGGTGGAATTTGCCCATAGAAAGGTTTCCAGGCACATGGCGGTATCTTATAACTGATGAATCTTGAGACGATGCTGATTACATTTCTTTCTTAACTCTACCATAGTGCTAAGATTTTGTATGCTTTTCTTAACATGATGGAATTTTAGAACATTACGATATTGGAGATCCTAATTTATtatttataaaaaatttttttttagagtttcTGCCTAAATACGGCATTTCTAGAAATCTTCACTTTGTATAGTACTTCTTTTATAAATGTTATCACCGCTGTCTGTGACAAAGCCGTTGTTTTTCATGTTGCATAATAAAAATACGTATTTCAATTAAATCTGTGTGTGGTATTTCTACCCTGATTAGAGCTGGTGCATATACAGTAGAACAATGTGTGTATGGGGTATTTATGAGGATATTACAAGTACCACTTGGCATTTACACCTTCTGATGAGAAGAGGAACtgctttttttgctttataactatgacttaaaggggttgacccacttctacctgttttgctgcaggaagaacAAGGCTCCATATATTGCCAGTGGCCAGAGTTTGTATCACAGGCTGAGTCCTAATGAAGTGCAAggcactcagcctgcagtaccaacccaggccactgtacaCTGTATggagcattcttcttcctgcagcaaaacaggtagaagtgggtcaacccctttaaaggacatCTTCAATGAACAGAAGTGAAAAGGGGCTACAACCTTCAGCTCAGTGCACCACATATGCAATGGTTGGGGTCTAAGCTGTGGCCCCTCCAGCCCTTGTTCTCCCTAATAACCTTCTGCCTGGCCAAGAACCCcatcctggacccctccataaatgtcatacgtttgtcctatgtagatgctctgtgcaaagcttgtcctgtcatatccagtgagtgtgttgcacagctgcggcacttgagaggttaactccaataaaatcactgcctgcatgtaaatgtattagtctgtcatgtcatgtggtgtgagtgacGGTATAagtaggagtgattgagagcgggaaaagagtTCTATCTTCAATCTGCGAGTGCGATCTTGTTCAGGGACCCAAGAgagacacagagccacatggaagcaccttcagctttcatgtaggtgaagatggaagaggaggaacgatATCCGTAGCGTTTGGAATGTGGATGTAGGCGAAGTGAGTCCCGTCAGCAGAGAGAGTCCTACCAAAAGTTCCAAAACAGGTATCCATTCACACTACAATCTTTTCCTGTGCGTCcgtccatagttaggatcaccgcacagaggtactttattgtgacacccacgtgTCTGCCATGCGAGGTGTGTATTGGCTAAGCCTCcttttaataattgtctgccagagtgtctgctGAGTGACCCcctacccctcttcctcctctagagtgctcccaatccgggacctggtgacatacagataacgtggactgtaggaccgtattcatcctgtgtatcctccctacaaGTTATTccaaagtaaaagttataccgggccctaaccgttcctagggacccgaggtactagatACAAGtctctgtatttattttttcgcTATATAGAATACCGGTGTgtggaaacggtggcgtcacgagtgataagtactactactccctgcatcccgtttattggcattccttatcataggggtgtcgaagctggttTGCAAATCTACACTGACCTTGGCTGcccggtaagtgccgccgtgacaagccggCATTTATCCCCCCCGGCTCTTCACGCTAGCCAGGTGTCCGGGGtcgcccctctggggtgttgcacatgCATTCGATAACTACTTTACTTTACCACAGTGAGAAGTCACTGTGGTAATAAGCCTGTCATGCAGTAGgggtggacccactgtgccactgGTCAATTTGGCTATGAAGTACTCTGGGGAGCAGCGCCTAGGGGTGCCTTGGTTTTCATACTTTAACCtctttttgagggatctggtctttgATGCAGGGGTCTCTATGCCATAACCTCAAGAGCATTCTCAGTGCAGTGGCAGCTAACACAGAGAGGTTAGACACCATAGTGCAGTACCAGAGGGACAAGCCGTGACAATATCATAGGCAGGGTCAGGACAGGTAGACTTTATGGATAGACAGAGAGACAAGCAGAGGGACAGTCCAGGCAGCAAGCAGGCCaatgtaatcaaataactagccaaggtcaggacaggaaaagtagggaaagctgggtgaaaagGCATGAGTCAAGGCAGGAATCAATTAGCACCATAGGAGGACCAAACAGAACCTATTGCTCAGGCaccctccagaggaggaaggtacATTAAATACCCAGGGAAATGCCTGGATAAGTTagggatgggaaagctgggtgcactTCCTATGGCCAACCCTAACAGCTGGAGTGAGAGCATGGCGCTGTGGCAGAGAGGTGGCAACAGTTGCCGGTGACCATGTCCAATGGGCAAGAAACGTAAGTGGAGGCACCACCTGCAGCTTCAAGCACCCATTGCAAAGCCATTGGTGATGAGAGGGCATAATGACCCCCTCTGTGCTTCCCTGCAACTTTAGATTGTAAGAACAAGGAAAATCAGAAGGAGTATCTTGTATTCATATTCATTTATTGGATTCACGTCtggacttctccttcctgctgtatACACTTCTAGACTCCTACTTCTCCTTCCTCCTGCTGGATCCATTCCTGGAATACTACTTCTCAGGGTTGTTGGATCCACTTTTGGACTTTTACTTCTCCTTTCTGTGGAGCCACTTCTGGACATCACCTTCCTGTTGTGTCCACTTACGACTTTGACTCAAAAAGCTGCGctgaaaactgccacaaaaatctGTATGTTCTTTGCAAACTGGGTTCCAGTGAGGTGTCAGTAATGGGTAAAGTTAAAAGTGCGCCTACTGGTATTTTATACCATCGCCGGCTGTTCGTAAAACATttccaacattttttttactcttccaatgcatctaaaaaaatgaagcaactctGCAAATAGTCTTAATTAACAATTCCCATCTTTTggtgtatacagctcctaggcAGACCTAGGCGTctctatggtaacagactacaaacaaaccctttgTAGTCTCATCCTGCAATCATACTCCTTTCCCTGTGTATAAGTAACTATTATAGATACAAGATATTATTATTGTACTTGTAGTCCCTCTGCATTGTATCTGTATTAGTGTACCTTATATATGGGGGCACGGACCATGCTGTCACACAAATATTTGCATAGACAGTTGAAGATTTTGACTACCTTCATcatgactacagatgagcgagcacgctcggataagtcagttactcgagcgagcctcgctcgtctcgagtaactgcttactggtccgagcgtgctcagggggggggaggggcagtgggggatagcggggggagagagagagaacccttcccccgagcacgctcagaccagtaagcagttactcgagacgagcgaggctcgctcgagtaactgacttatccgagcgtgctcgctcatctctagtcatgaccctTTGCTCTTCCCATTTCTAAGTGTTGGCTTTAAATAAATCGCCATGTTTCTAAAAGTATTTATTTCAGTGGACAGACTCGGTTCAATGCGTCGTGGCAGACAGGCAGTAACAACCATATGTCCGCTGGAGCCATGTTCATTTACTTACAAGACACAAGTGCACAAAGATTTTACCAAATGCCGTCCAGCTATCGGTCGGTGAGTTCCCTATTAACACACGGCTCACCCATTAACGTCACGGATGCCGCATGAAATTTCTAATCGCCGTGTGCTTGGGAACATCGTAAATTGTTTCATTAATTACAGGCCTTCATAAATAAGTCCACGCAGGACGGCGACCGTCGCTGCGCCATCATGATGATGCCAAAATCAAAGCCAGGATCCTGGTCTTCACAATCTCAGTCAAACTTTGCTAATCCTTATAAACGAGTTCCTTTCTGCAGTCTTGAAGGGTCCTCTTCTACCTCTTGATGGTTTTCATGTATGAGTGTTTCTTTTGGAAGGGTATGAGCGCTGAAAGAACAGAACATTCAGGCATGAAGCTTTAGGCAAACTTCCATGgcatattttatacatttacatGGCACAGACTTATTCCGCGGCGCCCTACATCACTTCATATACCCATTGGGGTCAAAGTCTAAGTTCACGTATCGGTATGTTTTTTTGGAGTATGTGAGGAAACCCAAGCAAACAAGGGGAGAACATACGAACTCCATCTAGATGTTGTCCTGGGTGGAATTTGAACCTACGACTCAGCgcaataagggctcccacccactggcgtttttttctccactgcgatgcgattctaaagttaaagtctcgcatcgcagtgcgagaaaaacacaggcagatatcccaaaaccgctgggatatcgctgcaacatcgccagtcttttcaatggggccagcggcagcagcgctagccccattgaaaagatatggagaatgccgcggacttctgccacagctgtcacaggagtttccttcatctctgcggggaccgTGggaatgaaggaaccctctgtcacagctgtgacagctgtgacagctgtggcagaagtcagcggcatgctatcccatgccgatcccattgaaagcagtggtttctgacaagccctgacAAGCCCAAgccttgaaatagaagcccttccccgacaatcataaaaaagtggctaaaaaaataataaataagttactcacctctcctgctgtcagccgcatcctccggctggctccccggcactgctactgagctctttcagcagacggggatttaaaaatcctcgcctcctgaaagggctgtgcagattggctgagggctcagccaatagcagctactacttagctattggctgagcgcttagccaatgacagatagcttttagctattcattcatgaatagctaagatattgcaagttcaatccctgcatgattcaggtagccggctcaaggttgacttagccttccatccttccgaggtcggtaaaatgagcccccagcttggtgggggataataagtaataattacctgaaagcgctgtggaataagttggcgctatacaaataacaagatttatttattcagATTTAAAAGCCCTTAATAGGGATTTATCATGTCAcatgagccctataaactaagtgaacaactgcctgtttagacgAGCCGATCCCTTGTTcagtttttctgcatgcagaaactgaatgatgaaccagAAGCAAACAAGTTTTCATTTGTCGATAGGTTGGGgtgtacatttacactgaacaataggtttcctgtaaaagggccctaaggcagCGCTCGGGCCATTGAGCAGACTCctttggtactgttgtatcttgtctccaccggaactatgggtaGAGACAAGGGTTTGTTTAGGGGGAGTGTCATGGAACgcccacagctgccgattggctagCTCACATTCCTCGTGGCTCGGGCGCTGTCATTCTCCCTTGCCCTCCCATCTTCCACGGTCTAACATAAGATCCCTTTGCGCCTCCTGTCAGTGTTTCTGCCGCTTCTCCTTCTTCCATCCCGCCTCCAGCGCTGCCTTTCCCCCAGGCACTCTCCCTGCCGGCCTCCCATTAGCGATGCACTCTCTCCGGCCCTGTCAGTCTCCTCCATCACCAGCGGTGTAACAGCCTGTCAGCTGTCACTTTCCCCAgtgctctgccttctcccctccaTGCTCCAGCGCTGTCTGTCCTCCACTATAACTCTCTCCGCCGGCCTCCCATCAGTAATGAACTGTCTCAGGTGCTGTCACTCTACGCCATCTTCGGCGGTCCAATAGCCAGTCAGCTGTGACTTTTCCCGGAACTCTGCGTTCTCCCCTCCCTGTTCCGGAGCTGTCCATACCTCACTGTGAAtgttgccggctgctctgctctCTTCAGCGCTGTTATATCAGCTTCTGTCCAGGCAGGCAACCATTGCAGCTGGCCCTGCTGTCTGTGTCCCTGTCCCCCAATGGCCGTCAGCTCTTCAATATACAAACTTCTGCCGCTGTCAACGTTAATGGCCCCACGTTCCCTACCTGGTGTGTGCCGGCCGCTGTTGGCAAGTTAGCCAATCAGCAGTTGTGGGTGTTCTGTTAAACTCCCCCTGGACAAACCCTTATCTCCAtccatagttccggtggagacaagatacaacagtacctacTCCTTCTCTTCATTGTGTGCACACAATGTCCTCTCATTATGGATGGTATTTTTGCTGCAAACAGTAAAGAGAGGGAGTTCACTTAATGCATCAAGTGCCTTGTGGATGGACAGCGAGAATATGGGGAGACAGATGAGTAGAAAGTCACATTCCCGGACTTGCGCCCCTGTCCTGTAAGTGCATAACCCTAGTCTATGGGGCTCATAAGACGCAATAGGTCCCCTTTAAAGGGGAATTCAgatttgtttttttgcagtactGAAAGACAACTCAAAATGTTTATTGATTTTTATGCAGCATGAGCTGCTGACTGTTTTATCCCTTTAACCAGACGTACGTAGATGTTCCCATTCTATTGCATGCCAGTGTCAGGTGACTGACGAGAACTCATGTGTCATCTCTGCAGTCCAATGTTATAACCTGTCAGACCTTCCGACGGAGCACAACTAGATTTACCTTGGAACGCCATTGGCTTCTTGAGCGTGATCTTGAAGGTCCTTGTTTAGTGTCTCTGGTAATAGGAAGCAGAGGAGACCTCCGATGATGGGGCCACTGCCATAAATGGCCATC
This genomic window from Eleutherodactylus coqui strain aEleCoq1 chromosome 12, aEleCoq1.hap1, whole genome shotgun sequence contains:
- the LOC136587203 gene encoding xin actin-binding repeat-containing protein 1-like; amino-acid sequence: MADNMKKLSKDADKKHEEELPLPPPPNTAQPSVIVTGVQEQGFMPPPPPKESFSKFYEQRQVNELKRLYRHMHPELRKNLEHAVSRDISELLSTDEPNQQASVSLDAVLPGEVQSMRWIFENWNLDTIGEHQSNRKLTEEEAVLGGNVKNTSLMFKGQKSNSGERSSSTLHGEDQTKGDVKTALWLFETQPLDSLNKIYPEDADVQQAVLKDPGEKGDVKGTKILFETQSLDEVGRCNSIEEDNILQLKSEIQELKGEVNKTIKYFQTEPLCAIRDKTGNVHEIKSICREETQSNDVKAARWLFETQPLDTIHKDTSKVQVIRGISLEEIAKGGVNATKWIFETQPLDTIKETLDEGVFQPSVDAVQGADVSKQCTIFEKQTVDSINDSTDSKFAAAEEILPGDVKSTLWLFETQPMEMLKGTLEVGQLKKVELLNEEKGDVQQRKHVFETCSLDKITSKEDESMGQYVKGAEDIIKGDVKSFKNLFETLPLESTRNRKSVQVSNQNEIKLGNVKASQALFESTPLYAIEDSLGNYHQVTSVSREQIISGDVKNYKWMFETKPLDQFSESIQKVDIIKGITKQEIMAGDVGTARWMFETQPVDVIHPDKNGRDEQCTAQKEDLQRGDVTKCRWLFETQPIDILYDKSEKKCEKELPVQGDVNSYTWMFETQPLDSIKDSEERYIKVSIASQDNLEGVNVQTTKHLFETESLDSLSSTKEQQKLIRYSSRVEIQSGEVSRVKEIFESKPNACTPSQKTDIPEEENIPAGSVNKFTWLFENCPIDSITVHEDGIQELPPEKDIEGGDIEGKKFIFETYSLDQIHQDSYEKEINKVQEAVTKGDVKTCTMRFETKPLYAIQDKGGRYHEVRSVKKEEVQKGDVRGAKWLFETKPLDMINKDEEVFVIRAVTQEDIEKGCVKAARWRFETEPLDSITDTEKHTTRAVDDIQKGEVQLNKQLFESQQVNQKKYVRLVSVSDVQKGNVRTSTWLFENQPIDCLKGDDQEHCGIVKVQREDNQKGDVKRCTWLFESQPLDSLKDTESSATPQAIEGIPKANVKSTTWLFESMPLDKFDSESSNSIKQKEVNVKDTLDAFLSHNIIQHKGIVIENNNGGNVKMIKYQLSTQTATDIQKEEIVGGNLQRILIQLLHRADVEAHGLLVEENCSGQITATKLKLLNPLQSTEQEEENVRDDVSKALKILVNEDTSIKTGIIMEESESSSVKIIIYALSLHCKFNMAQGDILKGNVKSTIGNLLACGQENKSRNAVTREQNEKGNVQLFTSCIEKGDLEYLKNLQAESEVDALTYSQSESMQQEANAKQCMQSTHQSTGCVFVTSTPVFQPVQLHVKDCPVDGTTGGPDAQKVSSGCKIEKRNISLSNTAENNITVQKSTDATQTSGGQNTSTLDKKFCVVGSNSNTLQNNSTTSTDLQAAMLDLRQATAEARTIQKQVQCKLQNNVQEIQVTSKEAERNIKQPVQATLCQERATVTQTASLMTTVKDTRMSCASLQTSSSATKKVSVSKEEKASLENKEIISAESSNIKTDAEPPKQAKNYLNPFSDCDYKTQIEQEERDEDIVRGDVKAAIRALQNASKEQKEIEKEEVVKGNLSSTLELLHKSNVNVSKGDFKAAMIYRNAGQSYAACKRNSDVQHIKDQAMAKSMQPSDNDSPPSPAPVTEPEKCQVNPSNVEATRDGFVKVTNPVPNTQDFIAKACGNTVDENGNTSQTCPMVQRQKPALPPKPKHLLPGVRPPPRHKNKASLTAPSSPTSRPSTPSDECHFKGITEIDNMAVQVQASSNIQNTCVCPPANRSMESEKNTLHHEHILCSQNHEITSKNQTHQGERVIKADQKDKDDALNECAASSEFNLVTHAVPEDHLGPRSEKDKNKPKLPENLEGEELSSKMSAFDVTQTRTDVNHADNKDVVMRIKQKKESEDARRQRLSVHMDEIMKDNVKAATDIFENLRKQDELEMILKKVKELEEETSSADAKSMKGLFETVPDWVVSSKQKESPLPKQEERQKDEKRELEREDSESVSSVELAFEDLERASEEIKHLKEQTLAKILDIEETIKKALYAVSNLKSDSDIVSLSGLFRESLGTSSNTSNNIKKISIVSSKAKPEKPTQLYELKCTEAANQEKAESKKSELEVTSGVSSRLSPTSPSFITIESAARKISQQSSSSPPSCVDSKQNGGTSQDIHGTKGQNEVNSLESLDPFQQWNISNNGQGLSTGSLGIPVVYVQDHNSSSSPNSQRQKSVLELKTGSESPKVIGTTIVTEKYEEFDQYGNKVVRSKTSTTVTKQSDTHSSSTFEFVSSPPRYEVTASPLLRRHIISSADNSSNKGNETGVVFVTFGNSKPAQK